A genomic region of Helicobacter pylori contains the following coding sequences:
- a CDS encoding DNA cytosine methyltransferase — MGILTFMDFCSGIGGGRLGLEQCRLKCVGHAEINHEALRTYELFFKDTHNFGDLMRINPNDLPDFDALISGFPCQAFSINGKRKGLEDERGTIIYGLIRILKVKQPKCFLLENVKGLINHKQQETFKTIIKALQEAGYTTYYQILNSADFQLAQKRERLYIVGFRKDLKHPFNFPLGLANDYCFKDFLDADNECYLDTNNAAFQRYLRNPYNHNRVFLENILTLENAVLDTRQSDLRLYFNVFPTLRTSRHGLFYTQKGKIKRLNAIESLLLQGFPRGLIAKIKDNPNFKESHLLSQAGNAMSVNVIAAIAKQMLKAI, encoded by the coding sequence TTGGGAATTTTGACTTTTATGGATTTTTGTTCTGGTATTGGTGGAGGCCGTTTGGGCTTGGAGCAATGCCGTTTAAAATGCGTAGGGCATGCAGAAATCAATCATGAAGCCCTTAGAACTTATGAATTATTTTTTAAAGATACCCATAATTTTGGGGATTTGATGCGAATCAACCCTAATGATTTACCCGATTTTGATGCGCTCATTAGCGGGTTTCCTTGTCAAGCTTTTTCTATCAATGGCAAAAGGAAGGGGCTTGAAGATGAAAGAGGGACTATTATTTATGGGCTTATTCGCATTTTGAAAGTTAAACAGCCTAAATGTTTCTTGCTTGAAAATGTTAAGGGCTTGATCAACCATAAGCAACAAGAAACTTTTAAAACCATTATCAAAGCCTTGCAAGAAGCGGGCTATACAACTTATTATCAAATTTTAAACAGCGCTGATTTCCAATTAGCCCAAAAAAGGGAACGCCTTTATATCGTAGGGTTTAGGAAGGATTTGAAACACCCGTTTAATTTCCCTTTAGGTTTAGCCAATGATTATTGTTTCAAGGATTTTTTAGACGCAGATAATGAATGCTATTTGGATACTAATAATGCTGCCTTTCAAAGATACTTGCGCAACCCATACAACCACAACCGGGTTTTTTTAGAGAATATCTTAACTTTAGAAAACGCCGTTTTAGACACAAGACAATCTGATTTGAGGCTGTATTTTAATGTTTTTCCTACTTTAAGGACTTCTCGGCATGGTTTGTTCTATACCCAAAAAGGCAAGATCAAAAGATTGAACGCTATTGAAAGCCTGCTTTTACAAGGATTCCCTAGAGGTTTGATCGCTAAGATTAAAGATAATCCTAACTTCAAAGAAAGCCATTTGCTATCCCAAGCAGGGAATGCGATGAGCGTGAATGTGATTGCTGCAATCGCTAAACAAATGTTAAAGGCGATTTAA
- a CDS encoding flagellar biosynthesis anti-sigma factor FlgM — MINAVSSLTPVQSLGNYKRVEKNERVENSEAALDRVAEIKQAIENNQYKINLHETSHKMAQDLLGIG, encoded by the coding sequence ATGATCAATGCCGTTTCTTCTCTTACTCCGGTGCAATCTTTGGGGAATTACAAGCGTGTGGAAAAAAATGAAAGAGTTGAAAATAGCGAGGCCGCTCTTGATAGGGTAGCTGAAATCAAGCAAGCTATTGAAAATAATCAGTATAAAATCAACTTGCATGAGACTTCTCACAAAATGGCACAGGATTTATTGGGGATAGGATAA
- a CDS encoding FKBP-type peptidyl-prolyl cis-trans isomerase — translation MQNHDLESIKQAALIEYEVREQGSSEVLDSNISKEPLEFIIGANQIIAGLEKAVLKAQIGEWEEVVIAPEEAYGVYESSYLQEVPRDQFEGIELEKGMSVFGQTEDNQTIQATIKDFSNTHVMVDYNHPLAGKTLAFRFKVLGFREVSEEEILASHHGGGTGCCGAHGGHGGKKGGGCGCSCSHG, via the coding sequence ATGCAAAACCATGATTTAGAGTCAATCAAACAAGCCGCTTTGATTGAATATGAAGTGAGGGAGCAAGGTTCTAGCGAAGTGCTAGACAGCAACATCTCTAAAGAACCTTTAGAGTTTATTATAGGCGCTAATCAAATCATAGCAGGGTTAGAAAAGGCGGTATTAAAGGCTCAAATTGGCGAGTGGGAAGAGGTTGTCATCGCCCCAGAGGAAGCTTATGGGGTTTATGAAAGCAGCTATTTGCAAGAAGTCCCTAGAGATCAATTTGAAGGCATTGAATTAGAAAAAGGCATGAGCGTTTTTGGGCAAACTGAAGACAACCAAACCATTCAAGCCACTATCAAAGACTTTAGCAACACGCATGTGATGGTGGATTATAACCACCCATTAGCCGGGAAAACTTTAGCGTTTCGTTTCAAGGTTTTAGGTTTTAGGGAAGTGAGTGAAGAAGAAATTTTAGCTTCACACCATGGCGGTGGAACAGGTTGCTGTGGCGCTCATGGGGGTCATGGCGGAAAGAAAGGTGGGGGCTGTGGTTGCTCATGCTCGCATGGGTAG